One region of Citrus sinensis cultivar Valencia sweet orange chromosome 6, DVS_A1.0, whole genome shotgun sequence genomic DNA includes:
- the LOC107177337 gene encoding protein FAR1-RELATED SEQUENCE 1-like, with the protein MKNAVQIVFPNTKHRWCLWHILKNVPEKLGSCGGSEYEVIENDEKSREKTFKVIFEKDKGEIHYVCSMFEYKGILFKHAIAVLSRNRVQLLPKKYILRRWRKDVRRFSSKVKVSYDARSSSIEHQRYKEECTIFYDVAEVASKNEESHRNIMGWIEKVMKDVSLNVRCDGDDTTIDGGSNSNIQDPVVTRRKGRPPYQRKQKQFNRPKQKSNNVSINTTIEDAEIHDLSSQVATTIPTQESNMAMRVYVDLGSLDIEELKNCY; encoded by the exons ATGAAAAACGCAGTTCAGATTGTGTTTCCAAACACTAAGCATCGATGGTGTTTGTGGCATATACTGAAAAATGTGCCTGAGAAGTTGGGAAG TTGTGGGGGGTCAGAATATGAAGTTATTGAAAACGATGAAAAGAGTAGAGAAAAGACTTTTAAAgtcatttttgaaaaagataaaggtGAAATTCATTATGTGTGCTCAATGTTTGAATATAAGGGCATTCTTTTCAAACATGCTATCGCAGTGTTGTCACGTAACCGTGTGCAATTACTGCCGAAAAAGTATATCCTACGAAGATGGAGGAAAGATGTGCGGAGATTCTCTAGTAAAGTCAAAGTCAGTTATGATGCACGGAGTTCGAGCATTGAACATCAGCGATATAAAGAGGAGTGCActattttttatgatgttgCTGAGGTAGCttccaaaaatgaagaaagtcATAGAAACATTATGGGTTGGATCGAGAAAGTTATGAAGGATGTATCTCTAAATGTTCGATGTGACGGTGACGATACAACCATTGATGGTGGATCCAATAGTAACATACAAGATCCAGTGGTAACTCGGCGTAAAGGTCGTCCACCTTAtcaaagaaagcaaaagcaatttaATAGGCCAAAACAGAAATCGAACAACGTTTCGATAAACACAACTATAGAG GACGCAGAGATACATGATTTATCTTCTCAAGTGGCTACTACAATCCCAACACAAGAGAGCAATATGGCTatg AGAGTCTATGTGGATCTTGGATCACTAGacattgaagaattgaagaattgctATTGA